One window of Desulfovibrio sp. genomic DNA carries:
- a CDS encoding leucyl aminopeptidase, with product MDIRFQNLGPEHWKGEVLLAPACQGEALLEQIPELDKVAPWLVIAPAMRDFKGKQGELTLVHGHPDLAVPRVLAVGLGPREKVTTDIIRKGIAAAVQLCRKQGYTSMVLPEPALAKLPGGRERLVEECVCAAQLALYRFTTLKKADDDEAADPQWLAVAFDGQEVPDAAHAAARRGENSAWAVCLARDLATTPPNLLYPEMLAQKAQELAREKGFKCTVLDEKELEREGMGCLMAVGQGSGRPPRLIVLEHAPEGHGQDKPLILVGKGVTFDTGGISLKPAANMHQMKADMTGAATVLATIAALAQEDAPRHVIGLMACAENMPGGRAMRPGDVVRAANGDTVEIQNTDAEGRLALCDALAYAQKNWIPAAVVDIATLTGACAVALGTQVAGLFSDDADLAERIRAAGGACGEEYWPLPLWKPYIESLKSEVADICHMGPREGGAINAALFLQHFIQEGVRWAHLDIAGVDWAAKATPLAPVGPTAFGARTLLDLARGGV from the coding sequence ATGGATATACGCTTTCAAAATCTTGGGCCGGAGCACTGGAAGGGAGAAGTTCTGCTCGCTCCCGCATGTCAGGGCGAGGCCCTGCTCGAACAGATTCCGGAACTGGACAAGGTGGCCCCCTGGCTGGTCATAGCCCCTGCCATGCGCGACTTCAAGGGCAAACAGGGCGAACTTACCCTGGTGCACGGTCACCCCGACCTCGCGGTGCCGCGCGTGCTGGCCGTGGGCCTTGGCCCGCGCGAAAAAGTCACCACAGATATCATCCGCAAAGGTATTGCCGCCGCTGTGCAGCTGTGCCGCAAGCAGGGCTACACCTCCATGGTGCTGCCCGAACCGGCGCTGGCAAAACTGCCCGGTGGCCGCGAACGGCTGGTTGAAGAATGCGTTTGCGCCGCGCAGCTTGCCCTGTACCGCTTTACAACCCTCAAAAAGGCCGATGACGACGAAGCTGCAGACCCGCAGTGGCTGGCCGTGGCCTTTGACGGGCAGGAAGTGCCCGACGCGGCCCACGCCGCCGCCCGCAGAGGCGAAAATTCCGCCTGGGCCGTGTGCCTTGCGCGTGATCTGGCAACCACCCCGCCCAACCTGCTCTACCCCGAAATGCTGGCTCAGAAAGCGCAGGAGCTCGCGCGCGAAAAGGGCTTTAAATGCACCGTGCTGGACGAAAAAGAGCTGGAACGGGAAGGTATGGGCTGCCTCATGGCCGTGGGCCAGGGCTCTGGCCGCCCGCCCCGTCTTATCGTGCTTGAGCACGCCCCCGAAGGTCACGGACAGGATAAGCCCCTGATTCTGGTGGGCAAGGGTGTTACATTTGACACGGGCGGCATCAGCCTCAAGCCTGCCGCCAACATGCACCAGATGAAGGCCGACATGACCGGCGCAGCAACTGTGCTGGCCACAATTGCGGCTCTTGCGCAGGAAGATGCCCCCCGCCACGTTATCGGCCTCATGGCATGCGCCGAAAACATGCCCGGTGGACGCGCCATGCGCCCCGGCGATGTGGTGCGCGCCGCCAACGGCGATACTGTAGAAATTCAGAACACCGACGCGGAAGGCCGCCTTGCCCTGTGCGATGCCCTGGCCTATGCCCAGAAAAACTGGATTCCCGCCGCTGTGGTGGATATAGCAACACTCACCGGGGCCTGTGCCGTTGCCCTGGGAACACAGGTGGCTGGTCTGTTCAGCGACGACGCCGATCTTGCAGAGCGCATCCGCGCTGCTGGCGGCGCGTGCGGCGAAGAATACTGGCCCCTGCCCCTGTGGAAGCCCTATATCGAGAGTCTTAAAAGCGAAGTGGCCGACATCTGCCACATGGGCCCGCGCGAAGGCGGGGCCATCAATGCCGCACTCTTTTTGCAACACTTTATTCAGGAGGGCGTGCGCTGGGCCCATCTGGACATCGCCGGGGTAGACTGGGCCGCCAAGGCCACGCCGCTCGCCCCGGTCGGTCCCACGGCCTTTGGTGCCCGTACGCTGCTCGATCTCGCCAGGGGAGGCGTGTAA
- the hemW gene encoding radical SAM family heme chaperone HemW — MLLYVHVPFCSTRCRYCAFHSIPLGRGVDAATSPVVRDYVDTLFLELAHWGDELGGSEVQTVFFGGGTPSLLSPRIIGLTMERINKYFKLAPKAEITLEANPESLRGGHRAAQYLDAGINRLSIGVQSMDEGMLRLLGRPHKAQDSLHVAFLAREAGCANINLDLMWGLPGQSVRQWLQTLKDVIRMAPDHISAYGLTLEPGTPIELDVEEGRLTLPPERDQNIMFMEGAAMLEQHGYLHYEISNFARMGFQCRHNMGYWEGEDYLGLGPSATSTVNNRRWTNPSSQTAWNARTREGKLGQDVEELSPETRVLELLMLRLRTARGLRIAAYREMTGRDFVRDHQRLVQALHENGLIRIRQGYMRLTRSGMLVSNSILSNLFARTREVLRQAALAGGLKPQPVEEHADAGQSSLHEDSPEIRPVRWPSA; from the coding sequence ATGCTTTTGTACGTTCATGTTCCCTTTTGCTCCACACGCTGCCGCTATTGTGCCTTCCATTCCATTCCGCTGGGGCGTGGGGTGGATGCCGCAACCTCGCCAGTTGTGCGAGACTATGTGGATACGCTGTTTCTTGAGCTGGCCCACTGGGGCGACGAACTGGGCGGCAGCGAAGTGCAGACCGTATTTTTTGGCGGCGGCACGCCCAGCCTGCTTTCGCCGCGCATCATCGGCCTGACCATGGAGCGCATAAACAAGTACTTCAAGCTGGCACCCAAGGCAGAAATCACGCTTGAGGCGAACCCGGAATCCCTGCGTGGGGGCCACCGGGCCGCCCAGTATCTGGATGCGGGCATCAACCGGCTTTCCATCGGCGTGCAGAGCATGGACGAAGGCATGCTGCGCCTGCTGGGCCGTCCGCACAAGGCGCAGGACAGCCTGCACGTGGCTTTTCTGGCGCGCGAGGCGGGCTGCGCCAACATCAACCTTGACCTAATGTGGGGTCTGCCGGGGCAGAGTGTGCGTCAGTGGCTGCAAACGCTCAAGGACGTCATACGCATGGCGCCCGACCATATTTCCGCCTACGGGCTCACCCTTGAGCCGGGTACGCCCATCGAGCTTGATGTGGAGGAAGGCCGCCTGACCCTGCCGCCAGAACGCGACCAGAACATCATGTTCATGGAAGGCGCAGCCATGCTTGAGCAGCACGGCTACCTGCACTATGAGATTTCCAACTTTGCCCGCATGGGCTTTCAATGTCGCCACAACATGGGCTACTGGGAGGGAGAGGACTATCTGGGACTTGGCCCCTCGGCCACGTCCACGGTCAACAATCGCCGCTGGACCAATCCCTCAAGCCAGACCGCCTGGAACGCGCGCACGCGCGAGGGCAAACTGGGGCAGGATGTGGAAGAGCTCTCGCCCGAAACCAGGGTGCTGGAGCTGCTGATGCTGCGACTGCGCACGGCGCGGGGGCTGCGCATTGCGGCTTACCGCGAAATGACCGGACGCGACTTTGTGCGCGACCACCAGCGCCTTGTGCAGGCCCTGCACGAAAACGGGCTTATCCGCATCCGTCAGGGCTATATGCGGCTTACCCGTAGCGGCATGCTGGTTTCCAACTCCATTCTCAGCAACCTGTTTGCCCGCACGCGTGAGGTGCTCAGGCAGGCGGCGCTTGCGGGCGGGCTCAAGCCGCAGCCGGTGGAAGAACACGCTGACGCGGGGCAGAGCTCGCTGCACGAGGACAGCCCCGAAATCCGTCCTGTGCGCTGGCCCAGCGCCTGA
- a CDS encoding glycerate kinase: MKIVIAPDSYKECLSALQVAISIESGFREVFPDALYIKVPVADGGEGTVEAMVEATGGRRVDTTVRGPLGDPVEAFYGLTGDGSTAVIEMAAASGLALVPPAMRNPLNTTSFGTGQLIRSALDAGARKFILGIGGSATNEGGAGMLQALGVRLLDADGQEIEPTGMGLGRLARIDMSSFDARLADCTIDVACDVDNPLCGPRGASAIFGPQKGANPDMVQQLDGYLQNFAAIARRDLGVEMADLPGAGAAGGMGAAMYAFLKGRLRPGSEIVTEAVGLDAHVRDADLVVTGEGRIDGQTAFGKTPVGVARVAKRHNKPVIAIGGSLRHDVDAVFAHGIDAVSSVLYRPCTIDEALTEGNENLRRAARNIAAILAMGLNLGANPTGR; the protein is encoded by the coding sequence ATGAAGATCGTCATCGCTCCCGACTCGTACAAGGAATGCCTGTCGGCCCTGCAAGTGGCCATTTCCATAGAATCCGGCTTCCGCGAGGTTTTTCCCGACGCGCTCTACATCAAGGTTCCCGTGGCCGACGGCGGCGAAGGCACGGTTGAGGCCATGGTTGAAGCCACCGGCGGCCGCCGGGTGGATACCACGGTGCGCGGCCCACTGGGCGACCCGGTAGAGGCCTTTTACGGCCTGACCGGCGACGGCAGCACTGCCGTTATAGAAATGGCCGCCGCCAGCGGTCTTGCCCTTGTACCTCCCGCCATGCGCAACCCCCTCAACACTACAAGCTTTGGCACGGGGCAGCTCATACGCTCTGCGCTGGATGCCGGGGCGCGCAAATTTATTCTGGGCATCGGCGGCAGCGCCACCAACGAAGGCGGCGCGGGCATGCTTCAGGCTCTTGGCGTGCGCCTGCTGGACGCAGACGGGCAGGAAATCGAACCCACGGGCATGGGCCTTGGCAGGCTCGCGCGCATAGACATGTCGAGCTTTGACGCGCGCCTTGCCGACTGCACCATTGATGTGGCCTGCGATGTGGACAACCCCCTGTGTGGCCCGCGCGGCGCATCGGCCATTTTTGGTCCGCAGAAGGGGGCCAACCCCGACATGGTGCAGCAGCTCGACGGGTATCTGCAGAATTTTGCGGCCATTGCGCGCCGCGACCTTGGCGTGGAAATGGCCGACCTGCCCGGCGCTGGTGCTGCGGGCGGTATGGGCGCTGCCATGTATGCCTTTTTGAAGGGCAGGCTGCGCCCCGGCAGCGAAATTGTAACCGAAGCCGTGGGCCTCGACGCGCACGTGCGCGATGCCGACCTTGTGGTGACCGGCGAGGGCCGCATTGACGGCCAGACCGCCTTTGGCAAAACCCCGGTGGGCGTGGCCCGCGTGGCCAAGCGCCATAACAAGCCCGTGATCGCCATTGGCGGATCGCTGCGGCACGATGTGGACGCTGTTTTTGCTCACGGCATCGATGCGGTTTCAAGCGTGCTTTACCGCCCCTGCACCATCGACGAAGCCCTGACCGAGGGCAACGAAAACCTGCGCAGGGCCGCGCGCAACATTGCCGCCATTCTGGCCATGGGCCTGAACCTTGGCGCAAACCCCACTGGCAGGTAA
- a CDS encoding gluconate:H+ symporter — translation MTAVQSFGIGYSMTMLCIAIAIVIVLCICFKIHAFVSLTAASLFLALTHNMELAKIVVAFEGGLGKTLGFLAPILALGAILGKLMEVSGAAERLARTLINILGQSKAHWAMMVVGYICGIPVFLQVGIILLTPLMFSIVKESKLPLIQVGMALVVALTTVHCIVPPHPAAMAVTDLLKADVGKVIFFGLLVGLPAASVAGPIYGKFIAKRLPAVPLTGVYANTEPRKESELPPFGSSLFVMLLPLLLMIAKTVVELTIDKQHPPVYMPYVNFVGTPMIALFISAVVAYIVFGLKRGFNWDQLGRFSEQGMAPLASIMLVIGAAGALNQIITDSGVGIVLKQVLTSIHISPLILAWIIAIALRFALGSATVSMMTAAGLILPVLSSNPGIDPALMAIVIGAGATGASHVTDSGFWFVKESLGIPMGSMYATYTAGTTIASVLGLFGTLLLSMFL, via the coding sequence ATGACTGCCGTCCAATCGTTCGGCATCGGCTATTCAATGACCATGCTGTGCATTGCCATTGCCATAGTCATTGTGCTGTGCATTTGCTTTAAAATTCACGCCTTTGTTTCGCTGACTGCCGCCAGCCTGTTTCTGGCGCTGACGCACAACATGGAACTGGCCAAGATTGTTGTGGCCTTTGAAGGCGGCCTTGGCAAAACCCTGGGCTTTCTGGCGCCAATTCTGGCGCTTGGGGCCATACTGGGCAAATTGATGGAAGTTTCTGGCGCGGCCGAACGGCTGGCACGAACGCTCATCAATATTCTGGGTCAGTCAAAAGCCCACTGGGCCATGATGGTTGTGGGCTATATTTGCGGTATCCCCGTTTTTCTGCAGGTGGGCATCATTCTGCTGACGCCGCTCATGTTCTCCATCGTCAAGGAATCCAAGCTGCCCCTCATTCAGGTAGGTATGGCCCTTGTGGTGGCCCTTACCACGGTGCACTGCATCGTGCCGCCGCACCCCGCCGCCATGGCCGTTACAGATCTGCTCAAGGCTGACGTGGGCAAGGTTATCTTTTTTGGCCTGCTGGTGGGCCTGCCCGCCGCCAGCGTGGCTGGCCCCATCTACGGCAAGTTTATTGCCAAGCGCCTGCCCGCCGTGCCGCTTACCGGCGTTTACGCCAACACCGAGCCCCGCAAGGAATCTGAACTGCCGCCCTTTGGCAGCTCGCTTTTCGTCATGCTGCTGCCCCTGCTGCTCATGATCGCCAAGACCGTGGTGGAACTGACCATCGACAAGCAGCACCCCCCCGTTTACATGCCCTATGTAAACTTTGTGGGCACGCCCATGATCGCCCTGTTCATCTCTGCCGTGGTGGCCTACATCGTTTTTGGCCTCAAGCGCGGCTTCAACTGGGATCAGCTGGGCCGCTTCAGCGAGCAGGGCATGGCCCCGCTGGCTTCCATCATGCTGGTCATCGGCGCGGCTGGCGCGCTGAACCAGATCATCACCGACAGCGGCGTGGGCATCGTACTCAAGCAGGTGCTTACCAGCATCCACATCAGCCCCCTGATTCTGGCCTGGATCATCGCCATTGCCCTGCGCTTTGCCCTGGGCAGCGCCACCGTTTCCATGATGACCGCCGCAGGTCTTATCCTGCCCGTGCTCAGCAGCAACCCCGGCATTGACCCGGCCCTCATGGCCATTGTCATTGGCGCGGGCGCAACCGGCGCTTCGCACGTGACAGACTCCGGCTTCTGGTTTGTCAAGGAATCCCTTGGCATCCCCATGGGTTCCATGTATGCGACCTACACGGCTGGCACCACCATTGCCTCTGTGCTCGGCCTGTTTGGCACCCTTCTGCTTTCCATGTTCCTGTAA
- the pdxA gene encoding 4-hydroxythreonine-4-phosphate dehydrogenase PdxA: MKPLICAPMGDPAGVGPEILAASLADSTVTDIASVLVVGNTEIMRRAAAIMKVNLDFNEVDTDLNGWRDDAVNIISLNNVDMSTFAYGKVQAQCGKAAFEYIKTSIELTMAGKTAAVATTPINKESLKAGGVPYIGHTEIFGDLTGTKDPLTMFQVHNLRVFFLTRHLSLIDACHAVKKERVLDYIARCTSALKLLGLENPSMVVAGLNPHCGEHGLFGNEEDVEVVPAIAEARQQGFNVSGPNPADSVFHFALKGAWDAVLSLYHDQGHIATKMVDFERTISLTLGMPILRTSVDHGTAFDIAGTGKVSAVSMVEAIRLAAEYAPNFKRA; encoded by the coding sequence ATGAAACCCCTGATTTGCGCGCCCATGGGCGATCCTGCCGGTGTGGGGCCGGAAATTCTGGCTGCCTCGCTGGCAGACAGCACCGTTACCGATATCGCCAGTGTTCTGGTAGTTGGCAATACCGAAATCATGCGGCGTGCCGCCGCCATCATGAAGGTGAACCTCGACTTCAACGAGGTGGACACCGATCTCAATGGCTGGCGCGATGACGCGGTCAACATCATCAGCCTGAACAACGTGGACATGTCCACTTTTGCCTACGGCAAGGTTCAGGCCCAGTGTGGCAAGGCCGCTTTTGAGTACATCAAGACCTCCATCGAGCTGACCATGGCGGGCAAGACCGCGGCTGTGGCCACCACGCCCATCAACAAGGAATCGCTCAAGGCTGGCGGTGTGCCCTACATCGGCCACACCGAAATATTTGGCGACCTTACCGGCACAAAAGACCCCCTGACCATGTTTCAGGTGCATAACCTGCGCGTGTTCTTTCTCACCCGCCACCTCTCGCTTATCGACGCCTGCCACGCCGTGAAAAAAGAGCGTGTGCTCGACTATATCGCCCGCTGCACCAGCGCCCTCAAGCTGCTGGGGCTGGAAAACCCCAGCATGGTCGTGGCCGGGCTCAACCCCCACTGCGGCGAGCACGGCCTGTTTGGCAACGAGGAAGACGTCGAGGTTGTTCCGGCCATTGCCGAAGCGCGCCAGCAGGGCTTTAACGTATCCGGCCCCAACCCGGCGGATTCTGTCTTTCATTTTGCCCTCAAGGGCGCGTGGGATGCGGTGCTTTCGCTCTACCACGACCAGGGGCACATTGCGACCAAGATGGTGGATTTTGAACGCACCATCTCCCTCACTCTGGGCATGCCCATTCTGCGTACCTCGGTTGACCACGGCACGGCCTTTGACATTGCCGGCACGGGCAAGGTCAGCGCCGTGAGCATGGTTGAGGCCATTCGCCTGGCGGCGGAATACGCGCCCAATTTCAAGAGGGCCTGA
- a CDS encoding four-carbon acid sugar kinase family protein, translating into MIIAVIADDFTGANDNGALLAAKGFSSATCLGLAHWNPQEFTQCDAVCLNAESRLLHKQEAWQAVYDGISTFNREKPALVSKRIDSTLRGNVGAELEASIKAMDDTHGHSETLAVMVSSYPHSGRICVGGYQIVHGVPLERSPIAKDAATPVHHTAVLKIIADQTSLPCGFVPLEKVLAGPAAVREAIEAARAKGCRAVVCDAVSDDDVAVIAQSLADAPYPLVSHDPGPFTAELAAARIKAPRAEFENRIFLTVGSTSELSRVQMEALRLAHPCHIVPMDVRKVLEGEAQSQAECRRVLEAVFAAPEEAKVLGVCTSTSKEDVFSMQEMSQALGIPPSEISRRINMALAYVAQETLKNEDLRIGGLYTSGGEVTVSVMRALEAGGFSVRVMVLPLAVYGHIIGGQQPDLPMITKGGFVGDKDSLVECVEYLFTKISTRKRPA; encoded by the coding sequence ATGATCATAGCCGTTATTGCCGACGACTTTACAGGGGCCAACGACAATGGCGCCCTGCTTGCCGCCAAGGGCTTTTCCAGCGCCACCTGCCTGGGCCTTGCCCACTGGAACCCGCAGGAATTCACGCAGTGCGACGCCGTGTGCCTCAATGCCGAAAGCCGCCTGCTGCACAAGCAGGAAGCCTGGCAGGCCGTGTACGACGGTATAAGCACGTTTAACAGGGAAAAGCCCGCCCTTGTTTCCAAACGCATAGATTCCACCCTGCGCGGCAACGTGGGCGCAGAACTTGAGGCTTCCATCAAGGCCATGGACGACACCCACGGCCACAGCGAAACCCTTGCGGTAATGGTTTCATCCTACCCGCATTCGGGCCGCATCTGCGTGGGCGGTTACCAGATTGTGCACGGTGTGCCGCTGGAGCGCTCGCCCATCGCCAAGGATGCCGCCACCCCTGTGCACCACACTGCTGTGCTCAAGATCATTGCCGACCAGACCAGCCTGCCCTGCGGCTTTGTGCCGCTTGAAAAGGTACTGGCCGGGCCTGCCGCCGTGCGCGAAGCCATTGAGGCCGCCCGCGCAAAGGGCTGCCGCGCTGTGGTTTGCGATGCAGTGTCGGACGACGACGTGGCCGTGATCGCCCAGTCGCTGGCCGATGCCCCTTACCCGCTGGTTTCGCACGACCCCGGCCCCTTCACCGCAGAACTGGCCGCCGCGCGCATCAAGGCCCCGCGTGCGGAATTTGAAAACCGCATTTTCCTGACCGTGGGCAGCACAAGCGAACTCTCGCGCGTGCAGATGGAGGCCCTGCGCCTGGCCCACCCCTGCCATATCGTGCCCATGGACGTGCGCAAGGTTCTGGAAGGCGAGGCTCAGTCGCAGGCAGAATGCCGCCGCGTGCTCGAGGCCGTTTTTGCCGCGCCTGAAGAAGCCAAGGTTCTTGGCGTGTGCACCTCCACCAGCAAGGAAGATGTTTTTTCCATGCAGGAGATGTCGCAGGCCCTCGGCATACCCCCCAGCGAAATTTCCCGCCGCATCAACATGGCCTTGGCCTATGTGGCTCAGGAAACCCTGAAGAACGAAGACCTGCGTATCGGCGGCCTGTACACGTCTGGCGGCGAGGTGACGGTTTCCGTCATGCGCGCCCTTGAGGCGGGCGGCTTTTCCGTGCGGGTCATGGTGCTGCCCCTCGCTGTTTACGGCCACATCATCGGCGGCCAGCAGCCCGACCTGCCCATGATCACCAAGGGCGGCTTTGTGGGTGACAAGGACAGCCTGGTGGAATGCGTGGAGTACCTGTTCACCAAGATTTCAACCCGCAAGCGCCCTGCCTAG
- a CDS encoding DeoR/GlpR family DNA-binding transcription regulator: MLPAERRREMARLIKNRGAVNTRELAEALGISTMTVRRDLKVLEERNQLELTWGGAVPLSFEANDIPRARKAVSMLEAKQAIARTASLHIKNEDFIALDAGTTSLELARLLPALPLTSLGVVTPDLEIALLLSGCDHISVFLSGGLVDPVSRACNDSDAVAYLRGLRLTMAFVGTNVWDAHHGVTTSTPAKMHYKRQLMASADKTFLLADSSKYAKFSPWLVAGVERFDHIITDGGLPAEAQAALHNAGTSLRVAD, translated from the coding sequence ATGTTGCCAGCCGAACGCCGCAGAGAAATGGCCCGACTCATCAAGAACAGGGGCGCCGTCAACACGCGCGAACTGGCCGAGGCTCTTGGCATTTCCACCATGACAGTGCGGCGCGACCTCAAGGTGCTGGAAGAACGCAACCAGCTTGAGCTCACCTGGGGCGGGGCCGTGCCCCTGAGCTTTGAGGCCAACGACATTCCCCGCGCCCGCAAGGCTGTTTCCATGCTTGAGGCCAAACAGGCCATTGCCCGCACTGCCAGCCTGCACATCAAGAACGAAGACTTCATCGCGCTGGATGCGGGAACCACCAGCCTTGAGCTGGCCCGCCTGCTGCCCGCACTGCCCCTCACCAGCCTTGGCGTGGTTACCCCCGACCTTGAAATAGCCCTGCTGCTTTCGGGCTGCGACCATATTTCCGTCTTTCTTTCCGGCGGGCTCGTGGACCCCGTAAGCCGCGCCTGCAACGACAGCGACGCCGTGGCCTATCTGCGCGGTCTGCGCCTTACCATGGCCTTTGTGGGCACCAACGTGTGGGACGCCCACCACGGTGTCACCACCAGCACCCCTGCCAAGATGCACTACAAGCGTCAGCTCATGGCCAGCGCCGACAAAACCTTTTTGCTGGCCGATTCCTCCAAGTACGCCAAGTTCAGCCCCTGGCTGGTGGCCGGAGTGGAACGCTTTGACCACATCATCACCGACGGCGGCCTGCCCGCTGAAGCCCAGGCAGCCCTGCACAATGCGGGCACGAGCCTGCGTGTTGCCGACTAG
- the mutL gene encoding DNA mismatch repair endonuclease MutL, protein MSEKHRHIRLLPPELRNQIAAGEVVERPASVLKELVENSLDADATQIDVCLENGGQSLISVQDDGCGIAADDLELAVTRHATSKISSLADLERIRSYGFRGEALPSIASVSRFSITSATVGPDGQSRAHRVEVEHGLLTVSAPAALHRGTRVEVRDLFSNIPARLKFLKTPSTEFKRAQDWLARLALARPAVGLSLSAGEREALRFLPGQNLAERLAVLWPRLIVEALRPFDATRHGIRVRGLAALPNVSQPRGDRMLFFVNGRSVTDKRLLAAVREAYKGRMTSRDFPQVALFVEMDPAEVDVNVHPAKSEVRFRDESALFSAVLHAVQSALVTSFDVAENIWPGVEDASVVASSNAAPRPQGFWGRLDNPPLIAPQERECEPDRDLQWQASVPGNAASANQCIPGPTGAAVWRAEATDYQPVQRGEALFVAAPERSGLDEGAGLAEDASGYAQSMQSDTLPFQPGGTAVGEDAGVEVFAHGQERQPLSVGQFAYLGQVAMTYLVLRDASGALLLLDQHAAHERVLYARLRRGGFAGSGQLLALPLDLPLHPAETERFFELRPRLESLGFALETSGGNLRVNAMPPVLSRAETRDFLREALAGRKDDLADMFISMSCKGAIKAGQRLADDEAAGLLQQWLETPDREYCPHGRPCVLRWDSAELEKLFKRRQS, encoded by the coding sequence ATGTCTGAAAAACACCGTCATATACGTTTGCTCCCGCCTGAATTGCGCAATCAGATCGCCGCCGGTGAAGTGGTAGAGCGCCCTGCCAGTGTGCTCAAGGAACTGGTGGAAAACAGCCTTGATGCGGATGCCACGCAGATTGATGTTTGCCTTGAAAACGGGGGCCAGAGCCTTATCAGCGTGCAGGACGACGGCTGCGGCATCGCCGCGGACGATCTTGAACTGGCTGTTACCCGCCATGCCACAAGCAAAATTTCCAGTCTGGCCGATCTTGAACGCATCAGGTCTTACGGCTTCAGGGGTGAGGCGCTGCCAAGCATCGCCTCGGTTTCGCGTTTTTCCATTACCTCGGCCACTGTTGGCCCTGACGGGCAGTCCCGGGCGCACAGGGTAGAGGTGGAACACGGCCTGCTGACAGTCTCTGCCCCTGCCGCTCTGCACAGGGGCACTCGCGTGGAAGTGCGCGATCTTTTTTCCAACATACCAGCACGCTTGAAATTTTTAAAGACCCCCTCCACAGAGTTCAAGCGAGCTCAGGACTGGCTGGCGAGGCTGGCACTGGCCCGCCCCGCCGTGGGGTTGAGCCTCAGCGCTGGCGAGCGCGAGGCCCTGCGATTTTTGCCCGGGCAGAATCTTGCCGAGCGGCTGGCCGTGCTCTGGCCCCGGCTGATTGTGGAGGCCCTGCGCCCCTTTGACGCCACCCGCCACGGCATACGGGTGCGGGGGCTTGCCGCCCTGCCCAACGTGAGCCAGCCACGCGGCGACCGCATGCTCTTTTTTGTCAATGGCCGATCGGTTACGGACAAGCGCCTGCTGGCGGCGGTGCGCGAGGCCTACAAGGGCCGCATGACCAGCCGCGATTTTCCGCAGGTGGCGCTGTTTGTGGAAATGGACCCCGCCGAGGTTGATGTGAACGTGCACCCGGCCAAGTCCGAGGTGCGTTTTCGCGATGAATCAGCCCTGTTTTCTGCAGTGCTGCACGCCGTACAGAGCGCCCTGGTCACCTCGTTTGACGTGGCGGAGAACATCTGGCCCGGCGTCGAGGATGCTTCCGTCGTTGCGTCCTCAAATGCTGCCCCCCGCCCACAGGGTTTTTGGGGGCGGCTGGACAATCCGCCGCTCATTGCCCCGCAGGAGCGGGAATGCGAGCCTGATCGCGACCTGCAGTGGCAGGCCAGTGTGCCCGGTAATGCCGCAAGCGCAAACCAATGCATTCCTGGCCCCACCGGAGCCGCAGTCTGGCGGGCTGAGGCTACAGATTATCAGCCCGTGCAGCGGGGCGAAGCCCTGTTTGTTGCAGCGCCGGAAAGATCTGGTCTGGATGAGGGTGCTGGTCTTGCGGAAGACGCTTCCGGCTATGCGCAAAGCATGCAATCCGACACGCTCCCCTTCCAGCCGGGAGGTACGGCGGTTGGGGAGGATGCCGGGGTTGAGGTTTTCGCACACGGGCAGGAACGCCAGCCCCTGAGCGTGGGGCAGTTTGCCTACCTTGGGCAGGTGGCCATGACCTATCTGGTGCTGCGTGACGCCTCTGGCGCACTGCTGCTGCTCGACCAGCATGCGGCCCACGAGCGTGTGCTTTACGCCCGTCTGCGGCGCGGAGGCTTTGCCGGATCTGGTCAGCTGCTGGCCCTGCCACTTGACCTGCCCCTGCATCCGGCTGAAACGGAACGGTTTTTTGAATTACGGCCCCGGCTCGAATCACTGGGCTTTGCCCTGGAAACCAGTGGTGGCAACCTGCGCGTCAACGCCATGCCCCCGGTGCTTTCGCGGGCCGAGACCAGGGATTTTTTGCGCGAGGCTCTTGCCGGTCGCAAGGATGACCTGGCCGACATGTTCATATCCATGTCGTGCAAGGGGGCCATCAAGGCTGGGCAGCGCCTTGCCGACGACGAGGCCGCCGGGCTGCTGCAACAGTGGCTGGAAACCCCCGACCGCGAATACTGCCCCCATGGCCGCCCCTGCGTCTTGCGCTGGGACTCCGCCGAACTGGAAAAACTGTTCAAGCGGCGGCAGTCGTAA